GAGCAATTCTTTTACTTCATCTTTGATTGCTGTAATACTTTCTATCAATTTAGGTCTAGTTTTTAATTCAGCCAATTTGAATTTGATGAGCTCAATTTCACGTAATATATGTTCAAGTTCGTCTTGCGTTTTTTGTTTGTCTTGTACTACTTTTAATAATACTTCTTGTTGTTGCAAATCGAGCATATAGTCTGCCAATTCTGCTTTCAATTCTTCTATGGTTTTTAAATCTTTTAATATAATACCTTTTGATATATCAATTTCACCATCGAATAAATTTAGTTTTTTTCCAGTCTTGCTAATTTTCTTTAATATATTATCAATGGGTAAACTGCTTATTTGCTCACTGAATATAGTGTTGAGCAGCTTCCTGTCCGATTCTTTTTCAGCAATATTATGTATTAATAAATTTTTGAAATTCTTAATTTGTTGCTCGTGGAGTTGAACTCTTTCTTTTAATGTTTTTATTTTTTGCTCCAATAATGCAGGTGTCAAATTTTGTATATCCACCATCGTAATTCTACTTTCTATTTCCTTACGATTTTTATCATGGTTTGCTAACATTTCATTCAAGATAGGAACACCTTCATAACTATTAATTAGTTTCAGTTTGTTTTCTTTTTCCAATAATTGGAAAGTTTTATTTTCAATATCCGAATCGTTCTTTCCTTGCTTTCGTGTTAAATCTTCTTGCTTGGGATGTAGCTCTTCGCTTATATACATTCTCACACGATCCATCTCGCCACGTTCCTTCATCAAGTTATTTTGCAATACAGGAACCGTTTCTTCATACTGTTGGCTGAAAGCATAATACAATTCGCTAATCGCTCTCTGCCTTGCACCATACTGGCCTACCGCTTCTCTAAACTCTTCAAAATCGCCACGAACAGCTTTCACATTTCTGATCTCATTATTGATACGGGAAAGGTCGGTAATGTCTTTTTTATTTTTTTGCGAGAAGTTCAGTTCTTCCATCTCACGGTTATCTGCCACCAGCAAAGCCTCTTTCAAATTTTTGTTGGTTATAAGTTTGGTATTGATGAGGTAGCGATAAATTTTAGAGAAATTATTGCTCAAACCATCCATCCGCACTTTGTCATCGAGCCAAACAACACCATTGTTTTTGCGACCACGTTGGTATACTTCCATAAACACCTCACGTTTGTCTTTGTATTCATAAAGCGTAACCCCATGTTTCATTAGGTTTTCTTTTACTTCTTCGAACTTGAGAAGCTTGCTATCGGCATCAATAAAATAGTCTTTGTTATAAGCACTATCAATGCGGAAATACTCGAGATTGCTATCACTATCACGTTTTACCAAAATAGTATAATACGTTTTCTTATGTATCTCGAACAATATATAACTTTGGTTGGGCGATGGGAAATAATGGTGCAGCGTTTCCTTGTCACCACGACGTTGACCGCTAAAAGTCATTTTGTTGCCGTCAACAATAAACAAAAAGTTGAGAGCGTATATCAGGGTCGATTTTCCCACGTTGTTAGGACCCACCAATTGCAGCGAATCGCAGTCGCCCAAGTTGATCTCGGCCTTTTGATATACCTTGGTATTGATTAAAATAATTTTGTTAAGCATGAGCTAGTTTTAAATATTATGCGAAATTAGTTTAGCATACGTTGGGGTTACATACAGTTTTTGCACAAAAAGGAAGAATAGTGGTAAATGATTATTGGTAAATGATGTGTGATGAATTGTGGTATATGCTCATCATATTTGTCATCCCGAGGGAACGAGGGATCAACGGTGCTAGCGGGAAGTAGTAGATGTCTCTCCCGCAAGCTTGCGGGACGACATGACAAATTCCTGCAGCATTACTTAGCTGCCCGTGGTTGTTTGTTTTCACCAACCACAACCAATTTTTACGTTCATTGTAAACACACCAATTCCACCCCGAGCTTTTTCAACTCATCCCAAAAACTAGGGAAAGATTTTGAAACTACTTCGGGATTGTTAATCTTCAAATCGCCAAATGCTGCAAGTGCCGAAAAGGCCATGGCAATGCGGTGGTCTGCATAGGTTTCGAGTGTTTCATCAAAATTTATCGGTTCAATTCGGTGAATATATAATATATCATCAGCTATAATAGTTGCTGAATTATTCGAAAATTTATTTAGTTCTGTGTATAATACTTTTAGCCTATTCGATTCTTTATGTTTCAAATTTGCAAGGCCAGTCAATTTCACCTTTGTTTGTGTGATATAAGCTGCCAAGGCTAATGTGGGCGTCATGTCCAAGCAATGGGTGCAATCAAATTCAAATTCTGTATTTAGGGTATTTTGATTATTTGTAATTGAAATTTTATTTCCGTCAAATTGAATAGTTTTCACACCAAACATTTTAAAGTATTCGCTAATAATTGAATCGCCCTGCAAAGAATGGGTAGTCAAATTTTCAATCTCTATTTTCAATGCAGGGATAGCTAAAGCCCATAAGTAGCAATAGGATGCCGCACTCCAGTCGGATTCGATAAAATAATTTTTTACTATATGTTTGGGCTCAGTATATTTATTGCACTTTATTATATCTAATTCTTCGTCCCACATAATATCCAAACCTATTTCTTGCATCAATGTCAAGGTCATTTTTATATAGGGTCGTGAGGATATGTTTCCTACTAGGTGAATACTTAAGCCTGCACCCAGCTTACATCCAGCCATCATCAGACTACTGATATATTGACTGCTAATACTGCCATCAATTTCTATATCTTTTGAATAATTAATTAATTCCTTGCCCACAACTTCTAAGGGAGGATAACCTTCTTCCTCAATGTAGTTTATTTCAGCACCTAACTCCTTCCACGCATCTACCAACGGTTTTATGGGTCTTTGGTGCATACGTTCATCGCCACTTATTATATACTTTCCCAATGTAATTGCAGCATAAGAGAGTAAAAAACGCATTGCGGTTCCACAATTTCCTACATCCCATCCGCCGCGGCGTAATATATTCTGATTCAAACAATGATATAATACTTGGGTATCGTCCGACTCGGAAAGATTGTGGAAATTTACAGGAATGTTATATAGTTTTTGTAAAACCAAAAGCCTGTTTGAAATGCTCTTGGATGCAGGTAGGTGAATCGTTACGCGTTCATTACCGCTTACTTTTTTGAGTATTTTAATCAACTTATTTGCTGATTGAAAGAATGGTTTTTTCTATAATATCGGCACACTGATGAATTTGCTCTTCGGTAATAATTAAGGGGCAGGCAAAACGTATAATATCACCATGAGTTTGCTTGCAGAGCAATCCGTTTTTCATGAGTGCAATACATATATCATATGCAGTCTGCCTATCGCCATAAGGCTTGATAACAATAGCATTGAGCAACCCTTTGCCTCTCACCGTCGTAATTAAATCGGAGGGGATATCACGCAAACGCTTACGCAAAATATTTCCCATTTTAAAAGCATTGTCAGTCAAATTTTCTTCTTTCAACACTTCCAAAGCGGCCATTGCAACTTTGCAAGCCAATGGGTTACCTCCGTAGGTACTTCCATGCTCTCCGGGTTTGATGGTTAATATGATTTCATCACTGCTAAGCACTGCACTCACGGGCATTAATCCGCCAGAAAGTGCTTTGCCCAAAATCAAAATATCAGGTTTTACATTTTCATAATCGCATGCAAGCATTTTTCCTGTGCGGCCCAATCCTGTTTGTATTTCATCGGCTACAAACAAAACATTGGCTTGCTTGCATATATCATACGCTTGTTTCAAATACCCATCATCAGGCACAATTACACCAGCCTCTCCTTGTATAGGTTCTATAAAAAATGCACATACGTTTGGGTCTTTCACAGCTTCACGCAATGAATCTAAATTATTATAAGGTATATTGATATAGCCTGATAGCAAAGGTCCGAAACCTTTATAACTGCTAGGGTCGGAGCTTGAAGAAATGGCAGCTAGGGTACGGCCCCAAAAATTGCCATCCGCAAAAATTACTTTTGCTTGGTTATCGGGAATTCCTTTGATGGCATAAGCCCAGCGACGTGCTAATTTCAATGCAGTCTCTCCACCTTCAACACCAGTATTCATGGGCAAGACACGATCGTAGCCAAAATATTCGCAGATATATTTTTCGTATTCACCTAATAAATTATTATGAAATGCACGGCTCGTTAAAGTAAGTTTACCTGCTTGCTCCACCATAGCCGCCACAATTTTTGGGTGACAATGACCTTGGTTTACTGCAGAATAAGCGGAAAGAAAATCATAATACTTTTTGCCTTCCACATCCCATAGATAAACGCCTTCACCTCGCTCCAGCACTACGGGTAAAGGCTTATAGTTGTATGCACCATATTTGTGCTCTAATTCTATATAATATTCTGTGGAAGTAATCGTGGAGGGTTGCATGCGGCAAAGTTAAGGAAAAAATTTGGATTCAGTTCGTTGCGGCGAATAGGATTTAGGGTCAAAAAATATGATAAAAAATACCGCTGATAGTCAAGCCCGCTATTTTCTTTTGTGTTCGACATGATATATATGTTGGGCTCCCAATAACTCCAAATCGACACCGTATGGCCCTATTTGCCGCCGACGAACCGAAGCCTAAATCCCGTATCCCATCTTTATCTTTGCAAACCCATGAAAGACTTCTCTAGTGAATTTGAATTTAATACCAGCCGCAGTGGCGGCAAAGGCGGACAGAATGTAAACAAAGTTTCGAGCAAGGTTGAATTGCGTTTCCATGTGATGAATTCTGTATTTCTAACCGATGAGGAAAAAGTTTTAATCACCGAGAAACTGATGGCCCGAATCAATATCGAAGGTTATTTGAGAGTGGTATCGCAAGTAGATCGCAGCCAATTGGTGAACAAGGGGATCTGTATTGAAAAATTTTATGCTTTGATCGAAAAGGCATTGACAATCGCCAAAAAACGAAAAGCTTCAAGACCCACGCGTTCATCGGTGGAAAACAGATTGCAAGATAAAAAAATGGTTTCCGAAAAAAAGAAGAACCGCAAAATTACTTGAGAACTTTCATTATACATAATTGTTATAAATAAGGACTGCCGCTGTAAGGTGCAATATCATTGAACTTTGAACAATTTTGAAAATAAGCCCATGAAAATTGAAGATTATATGATAGTTTCGCGGCAAAATTTTAGATACTTAAAATGAATTGGTTTACAAAAGCTTTTACTTCCAGCCTAGGCCGCAAATGGGTGATGTCGCTCTCAGGATTGTTCATGTGCCTCTTTTTGGTGGTACACCTTGCAGGGAATTTTCAATTGTTCAAAGACGATGGTGGCTTGGCATTTAATAGTTACACGGTCTTCATGATTCATAATCCAATCATCAAAACGATATCATACCTATTATATGCTGCTATATTAATTCATATCATACAATCATTGGTACTCACTATTCAAAATCGTAAAGCACGTCCACAAGACTATACCTATAATAAACCTGAAAAAAGTAGTACCTGGAGCAGCCGCAATATGGGAATTTTGGGTACCGTATTATTGGTTTTTCTTGTAATACATTTTGCCGATTTCTGGGGTGAATACAAGTTTGGTGAAGTACCCTATAAAAATTATTATGAGGTAAAACACGAAGGAGAGAGCCATGTTTTTGATACTAAAGATAGTGCTGCGGCTTACCGTAAAAAGTTTGACGTAAATACTGCTTTTATCGACCTGCTAAAAGTGCAGGGAGTTGACCTTGAGCTTGCTCAAAAAAATCCCGCTATGATGCAAAAACTAGAGACGCAGTATATGGTTTTTGCTGCAAAATATGTAGGCCCCACAGAGATAGAGACTGAAATCGTAAAAGATTTATATGTTGAAGTAAAATTGGCATTCCAACAGCCGTGGTATGTAATATTTTATTTGATTGCTTTATTAGCACTTTCATATCATTTGGTTCATGGTTTTCAGTCGGCTTGGCAAAGTATTGGGGTTCACCACCGCAAATATGTCCCAGTGATAAAAGCAATAGGATGGATATTCTCGGTAGTTATTCCTGCTGGTTTTGCAGCTATGCCTATTTACTTTTTACTTGATTATGTGAACCATGAAGGTATAATGGACTGGACAAGATTTTTTTAATATAAAAAATATAATATGATACGCAGAATCCTTTCTGAATTTAAAGCAAAATTATTTGGCACCAAATATAAAGTGCTTCATGAAAAATTCATGGGGCACGATTTAAGACTCTATGAAAGAACCATTAGGAATGCAGATAAAGACGATGCTTGGTTTTATGAATTGGTAAAACGTAGCAACTGTTTCTTCGATATAGGTGCCAATGTAGGCTCGACAGGTATATATGCCAAATCGAACAACAGAAATAAAAAGGTATTATTGGTCGATCCCAATTTGGAAGCACTTACTATAGCTTACAAAAATTTGATGATGAATGAAATGGGATTGAATAGTCAATTCTTTTGCGGATTTGTATCAGACAAAGTGGGTGAGCAGGTAAAATTTTATACCATTGGTATTGGCGAAGCTGGCTCTATGTTTAGGAGTCATGCACATACAGCAAGTAAGACTAATAGTTTTTTTTATATCAATACCGTAACCATAGACCATATTGTTGAAACCATACAATGGATTCCCGATTTAATAAAAGTAGATGTAGAAGGTGCTGAAACATTTGTATTGAATGGTTCCATGAGTTTAGCCTCGCAGCAAAAAACCTCTTTCTTTATAGAGATGCACCGTACCGAAGAAATACCTATGGTGCAAAATGCACAAATGGTTTTGGACTGGTGTAAAAAAACATCATACAATTGTTACTACCTTAAAAACCATGCCTTGCTAAGCTCGGCCGATGAAGTAGCGAACAGGGGGAAATGTCACTTTTCAGTAATGCCAAGTTCGATGGCTTATCCAGAGTTTTTGAAAGATATCAATGAAGGTGATTCTTTAAAATTAAGTACCAAGTAGTTAGCCCGCCGCGGCGGGAAGTATCAGGTAAAACAATAGACGAAAAATTAAAAGAAATATGCATAATTTTAAAGAATTGAAAGTGTGGCAGAAAGCAGTTTATTTTGCGACAAAAATTATGAAAACAACAAGTGAATTTCCATCTGCTGAAAAATTTGGCATCTCAAGCCAAATGAACCGTGCAGCCGTTTCGATTCCTTCTCAGAGTGCAGAAGGCTGTGGTAGAAATTCAGACAAAAATTTAGTAAGATTTTTATCTATTTCAACTGGCTCTGCGTACGAATTAGAAACACAACTTTTTATATCAAACCGCATGGGATATATTGATTCCAATCAATTAAATTTGTTGCAAAATGATTGCAATGAACTACAAAAAATGATTTTCAAACTTCAAAAAGGTTATAATACCGATAAATAGAAATACCCATTACTTAATACTATATGTTAAACTCAAAAATACCAGATGGCCCACTCGAAAAAAAGTGGGAAGAATATAAATCACATGTGAAACTTGTGAACCCTTCTAATAAACGCAAACTCGAAATTATTGTTGTAGGAACTGGACTTGCTGGTGCTTCAGCTGCAGCATCGCTTGCTGAGTTAGGCTATACCGTTAAAACTTTTTGTTACCAAGATAGTGCCCGCCGTGCCCATAGCATAGCGGCTCAAGGCGGAATTAATGCGGCCAAAAATTATAAAAATGATGGCGATTCAGTATATCGTTTATTTTATGATACTATTAAAGGCGGCGATTTTCGTGCCCGCGAAGCCAATGTATATAGACTTGCAGAAGTGAGTGCAAGTATTATAGATCAATGTGTAGCACAAGGTGTTCCTTTTGCTCGTGAATATGGAGGGCTGCTTGATAATCGTTCCTTCGGTGGTGCACAGGTAAGTCGTACTTTTTATGCACGTGGCCAAACGGGACAACAATTATTATTGGGGGCCTATTCGGCTATGATGCGTCAGGTGGGTCTAGGAAATGTGAAAGAACATAACCGCCACGAAATGCTTGAAGTGGTGAAAATAGATGGAAAAGCTCGTGGCATAATTGCACGAAATATGATAACAGGCGAGTTGGAAAAACATTTCGGGCATGCTGTTGTATTAGCAACGGGTGGTTATGGAAATGTATTTTTCTTAAGTACCAATGCCATGGGATGCAATGTGACCGCCGCATGGAAAGCACACAAAGAGGGAGCATTTTTCGGCAACCCTTGTTATACTCAAATTCACCCCACATGTATACCAGTTAGTGGCGAATACCAAAGCAAATTAACTTTGAT
This Bacteroidota bacterium DNA region includes the following protein-coding sequences:
- a CDS encoding 3-phosphoshikimate 1-carboxyvinyltransferase, which translates into the protein MIKILKKVSGNERVTIHLPASKSISNRLLVLQKLYNIPVNFHNLSESDDTQVLYHCLNQNILRRGGWDVGNCGTAMRFLLSYAAITLGKYIISGDERMHQRPIKPLVDAWKELGAEINYIEEEGYPPLEVVGKELINYSKDIEIDGSISSQYISSLMMAGCKLGAGLSIHLVGNISSRPYIKMTLTLMQEIGLDIMWDEELDIIKCNKYTEPKHIVKNYFIESDWSAASYCYLWALAIPALKIEIENLTTHSLQGDSIISEYFKMFGVKTIQFDGNKISITNNQNTLNTEFEFDCTHCLDMTPTLALAAYITQTKVKLTGLANLKHKESNRLKVLYTELNKFSNNSATIIADDILYIHRIEPINFDETLETYADHRIAMAFSALAAFGDLKINNPEVVSKSFPSFWDELKKLGVELVCLQ
- the rocD gene encoding ornithine--oxo-acid transaminase; its protein translation is MQPSTITSTEYYIELEHKYGAYNYKPLPVVLERGEGVYLWDVEGKKYYDFLSAYSAVNQGHCHPKIVAAMVEQAGKLTLTSRAFHNNLLGEYEKYICEYFGYDRVLPMNTGVEGGETALKLARRWAYAIKGIPDNQAKVIFADGNFWGRTLAAISSSSDPSSYKGFGPLLSGYINIPYNNLDSLREAVKDPNVCAFFIEPIQGEAGVIVPDDGYLKQAYDICKQANVLFVADEIQTGLGRTGKMLACDYENVKPDILILGKALSGGLMPVSAVLSSDEIILTIKPGEHGSTYGGNPLACKVAMAALEVLKEENLTDNAFKMGNILRKRLRDIPSDLITTVRGKGLLNAIVIKPYGDRQTAYDICIALMKNGLLCKQTHGDIIRFACPLIITEEQIHQCADIIEKTILSISK
- the arfB gene encoding alternative ribosome rescue aminoacyl-tRNA hydrolase ArfB, encoding MKDFSSEFEFNTSRSGGKGGQNVNKVSSKVELRFHVMNSVFLTDEEKVLITEKLMARINIEGYLRVVSQVDRSQLVNKGICIEKFYALIEKALTIAKKRKASRPTRSSVENRLQDKKMVSEKKKNRKIT
- a CDS encoding succinate dehydrogenase cytochrome b subunit; translated protein: MNWFTKAFTSSLGRKWVMSLSGLFMCLFLVVHLAGNFQLFKDDGGLAFNSYTVFMIHNPIIKTISYLLYAAILIHIIQSLVLTIQNRKARPQDYTYNKPEKSSTWSSRNMGILGTVLLVFLVIHFADFWGEYKFGEVPYKNYYEVKHEGESHVFDTKDSAAAYRKKFDVNTAFIDLLKVQGVDLELAQKNPAMMQKLETQYMVFAAKYVGPTEIETEIVKDLYVEVKLAFQQPWYVIFYLIALLALSYHLVHGFQSAWQSIGVHHRKYVPVIKAIGWIFSVVIPAGFAAMPIYFLLDYVNHEGIMDWTRFF
- a CDS encoding FkbM family methyltransferase, with product MIRRILSEFKAKLFGTKYKVLHEKFMGHDLRLYERTIRNADKDDAWFYELVKRSNCFFDIGANVGSTGIYAKSNNRNKKVLLVDPNLEALTIAYKNLMMNEMGLNSQFFCGFVSDKVGEQVKFYTIGIGEAGSMFRSHAHTASKTNSFFYINTVTIDHIVETIQWIPDLIKVDVEGAETFVLNGSMSLASQQKTSFFIEMHRTEEIPMVQNAQMVLDWCKKTSYNCYYLKNHALLSSADEVANRGKCHFSVMPSSMAYPEFLKDINEGDSLKLSTK
- a CDS encoding four helix bundle protein, yielding MHNFKELKVWQKAVYFATKIMKTTSEFPSAEKFGISSQMNRAAVSIPSQSAEGCGRNSDKNLVRFLSISTGSAYELETQLFISNRMGYIDSNQLNLLQNDCNELQKMIFKLQKGYNTDK